One genomic segment of Musa acuminata AAA Group cultivar baxijiao chromosome BXJ3-3, Cavendish_Baxijiao_AAA, whole genome shotgun sequence includes these proteins:
- the LOC135632799 gene encoding uncharacterized protein LOC135632799, which yields MKKSASTRAVKPPSWDGEGSEGGIVPLEGTPKRASASSASECPTKRMKMAIRKTPASRATRSSASLASPGVPTQGEGLASKKGKGSAGSSGSDPSRRGPACPLSVWELCCIFSWPEDGQFQAQLMADLPIGEPGAPYTARWSTLKANSCPWGDGEIAQEFVRGVLHPSLAKDLYCSDSEVLVERVAKSLIWIKLALWNGADRPGP from the exons ATGAAGAAATCGGCCAGCACCAGGGCCGTCAAGCCCCCATCTTGGGATGGGGAGGGCTCCGAAGGCGGGATTGTCCCGTTGGAGGGTACGCCGAAGAGGGCGTCGGCATCATCGGCATCAGAGTGCCCTACCAAGAGAATGAAGATGGCGATTCGAAAGACGCCAGCAAGTCGAGCCACTCGCTCAAGTGCCTCCCTGGCATCGCCCGGGGTCCCTACCCAGGGGGAGGGCTTGGCGAGTAAGAAGGGGAAGGGGTCGGCCGGGTCGTCCGGTAGCGACCCTTCCAGGAGGGGCCCGGCATGCCCCCTATCGGTGTGGGAACTATGCTGCATCTTCTCCTGGCCCGAGGATGGGCAGTTCCAAGCCCAACTTATGGCCGATCTTCCGATCGGGGAGCCGGGAGCCCCCTATACTGCCCGGTGGTCGACTCTGAAGGCCAACAGCTGCCCCTGGGGCGATGGGGAAATCGCCCAGGAGTTCGTCCGAGGGGTGCTGCACCCCTCACTTGCCAAGGACCTGTACTGCTCCGACTCGGAGGTGTTGGTAGAGCGGGTGGCCAAGTCGCTCATCTGGATAA AGCTTGCACTATGGAATGGCGCTGATCGACCGGGTCCTTGA